DNA from Penaeus vannamei isolate JL-2024 chromosome 3, ASM4276789v1, whole genome shotgun sequence:
atatatatatatatatatatatacatatatgtatttatacatatatgtgcatatatatatatttgtatatagatatttatatatatatgtatatatacatatctatatatacatatatatatatatacatatatatatatatatatatatatatatatatatatatatatatatatatatatatatatgtatatatatatgtatatatatatatatatatataaatatatatatatttatatatttatatatatatatatatatatatatatatgtgtgtgtgtgtgtgtgtgtatgtatatatatatatatatatatatatatatatatatatatatatatgtatatatatatatatacatatatatatatatatatatatatatatatatatatatatatatatatatatatatttatatatatatgtgtgtgtgtgtgtgtgtgtgtgtgtgtgtgtgtgtgtgtatatatatatatatatatatatatatatgtatatatatatatatatatatatatatatatatatatatatatatatatatatatatacacacacatatatatatatatatatatatatatgtatgtatatatagatgtatatatatatatatatatatatatatatatatatatatatatatatgtatatatatgtatatatgtatatgtatatatatatatatatatatatatatatgtatacaaatatatatatacatatatatatatatatacatatatatacatacatacatagatatagatatatatatatatatatatatatgtatgtatgtatatatatatatatatatatatatatatatatatatatatatatatatatatatatatatatatatatgtatgtatgtatatatatatatatatatatatatatatatatatatatatatatatatatgtatatatatatatatatatatatgtgtgtgtgtgtgtgcgtgtgtgtgtgtgtgtgtgtgtgtgtgtgtgtgtgtgtgtgtgtgtgtgtgtgtgtgtgtgtgtgtatatatatatatatatatatatatatatatatatatatatatatacatacatatgtatatatatatatatatatatatatatatatatatgtatgtatatatatatatgtatatatatatatatatatttatatatatttatatatatatatatatatatatatatatatatatatatatatatatatatatatatatatatatatgtatatatatatatatatatatatatatatatatatatatatatatatatatatatatatatatatatatatatatatatatgtatatatatatgcatatatacatatatatatatatatatatatatatatatatatatatatatatatatatatatatatatatatatatatgtatatatatatatatatatatgtacatatatatatatatatatatgtttatatatatgtatatatatatatatatatatatatatatatatatatatatatatatatatacacacacatatatatatatatgtatatatatatatatatatatatatatatatatatatatatacacatatatatacatatgtatacatatatatatacatatatatatatatacatatatatatatacacatatatgtatatatatatatatatatatatatatatatatatatatatatatatatatatatatatatatatatatatatatatatatgtatatatatatatatatatatatatatatatatatatatatttatatatatatatatatatatatatatgtatatatatatatatatatatatatatatatatatatatatatatatatgtatatatatatatatatatatatatatatatatatatatatatatatatatatatatatatatatatatatatatatatatatatatatatatatatatatatatatatatatatatatatatatatatatatatatatatatatatatatacatttatatatggatatatatatatatatatatatatatatatatatatatatatatatatatatatatatatatatatatatatatatatatatatatatgtgtgtgtgtgtgtgtgtgtgtgtgtgtgtgtgtgtgtgtgtgtgtgtgtgtgtgtgtgtgtgtgtgtgtgtgtgtgtgtgtgagtgtgtgtgtgtgtgtgtgtgtgtgtgtgtatgtatgtatgtatgtatgtatgtatgtatgtatgtatgtatgtatgtatgtatatatatatatatatatatatatatatatatatatatatatatatatatatatatatatatatatatatatatatatatatatatatatatatatatatatatatatatatatatatatatatatatatatatatatatatgtatatatatatgtatatatatatatatatatatatatatatatatatatatatatatatatatatatatatatatatatatatatatatatacatgtatatgtatatttatatatatatatatatatatatatatatatatatatatatatatatatatatatatatatatatatatatatatatatatatatatatatatatatatatatatatatatatatatatatatatatatatatatatatatatatatatatatatatatatatatatatatatatatatatatatatatatatatatatatatatatatatatatatatatatatatatatatatatatatatatatatatatttatatatatatgtatatatatatatatatatatatatatatatatatatatatatatatatatatatatatatgtgtatatatatatatatatatatatatatatatatatatatatatatatatatatatatatatatatatatatatatatatatatatatatatatatatatatatatatatatatatatatatatatatatatatatatatatatgtatgtatatgtatatatatatatatatatatatatatatataaatatatatatatatatatatatatatatatatatatatatatatatatatatatatatatatatgtatgtatatatatatatatatatatatatatatatatatatatatatatatatatgtatatatatgtatgtatatatatatatatatatatatatatatatatatatatatatatatatatatatatatatatatatatatatatatatatatatatatatatatatatatatatatatatatatatatatatatatatatgtatgtatgtgtacatatatatatatgtatgtatatatatgaatatatttatttatttatttatttatttatttattcatttatttatgaaaaaTTTGATTACTCCATTATGATCAATACTATTTTTAGAAGTATTTCAATTTTTAATGGTTTTCATTTCTTGAACAGAAATGCCCTTTCACTACAAATGCTGGAAGCGCTGCATTCTGCTGTGGTGGAAGATACACCCAGTCTACGGTGCATTGTAGTCGGTGCTCAAGGCAAGGTCTTTTCAGCTGGACATAACTTGAAGGAGCTGGTGAGTCCCAACATTTAGACATAcagtatattatttatttcactTTAGTTCAACAGTTGAACATTAGTTTAGTTTAAACAGGAAAATTAGGCAACGATTATTGAAGATTAATAAGACCAATTTTTCATTCTTCAGACTTCTAAAGAAGGTCGCAATTACCACCAGCAAGTGTTTGAGAAATGTACGGAACTTATGCTGGCTCTGCAAAATATTCCAATTCCTGTTATTGCCAAAGTTAATGGCATAGCAGCTGCAGCAGGTTGCCAGTTTGTTGCTTCATGTGACATTGTTATTGCTACAGACAAGTCTTCATTTTCAACTCCagggtgagaggagaaaaaaaattgttgaaatTTTATTGCAGTAACGTTGTAATAATGTTCTTTATGTCTAATTAGTTCAAGATATCAGATCATCTTCATAAGCTATAActctgatattgaaaataataatgaacaaaataatagATGACATTTATCTTCAAAACAATAACGGTTGATTTACTTCAACTCATTATTTATTACTTGCACAAATTATCGTAGAAAAATAACATATGGCACAATATACAGGGGGGAGAATCCATTACTGATAAGTCATTTTCCTGAGTCATTATAGTGTTTcacatctgtaaaaaaaaaaaatattgttcccTTGCAGAGGAAGTGTCGGTATATTCTGCTCAACTCCTGGTATACCTCTAGTGAGATGTGTACCAAGGAAGGTGTCAGCTCATATGTTGCTGACAGGTCTGCCAATAACAGCAGAAGAAGCTCTAAGGGCAGGATTAGTCTCCAAGATTGTTACTGAAGAAGAATTAGGTAAATGACCATATATAGTATTTTAGTAGATGCACCAAATTCAGCCCATCTGGGTTTAGGAAATAGTATAAGCTTGAAagtcttttcttcttgcttttatgACAATAGATATGTAAACATTGTAACAAGCACAGTAATGCTATCATAATTCCTTAATTTTAGTACCATTAGATTCTGAAAAGTACAAATTTCTCATTTGAGTCCCTTCTTTAAATGTTgaattaagaatatatatttagtatGATTTGTTTCATTCAAGAAAAAGTTTATTATAGATATGAGTGCACTTAGATCCCaagaaaaatattttacatttgtGTCCTTTGATATTCTTAGGTTACACTATACCAGTGATTTATACTAATCTATACACTATAC
Protein-coding regions in this window:
- the LOC113811985 gene encoding enoyl-CoA hydratase domain-containing protein 3, mitochondrial isoform X1, with amino-acid sequence MLALRHSLRPFSAVILRQRQRCFSQSGGQQQLLVSEENGVRHITLANPKTRNALSLQMLEALHSAVVEDTPSLRCIVVGAQGKVFSAGHNLKELTSKEGRNYHQQVFEKCTELMLALQNIPIPVIAKVNGIAAAAGCQFVASCDIVIATDKSSFSTPGGSVGIFCSTPGIPLVRCVPRKVSAHMLLTGLPITAEEALRAGLVSKIVTEEELDSEVQKTVDAITHKSKAVISLGKKFMYKQMEMGIEEAYREGACVMVNNINMKDGQEGIKSFVEKRKPVWSHTHE
- the LOC113811985 gene encoding enoyl-CoA hydratase domain-containing protein 3, mitochondrial isoform X2 encodes the protein MLEALHSAVVEDTPSLRCIVVGAQGKVFSAGHNLKELTSKEGRNYHQQVFEKCTELMLALQNIPIPVIAKVNGIAAAAGCQFVASCDIVIATDKSSFSTPGGSVGIFCSTPGIPLVRCVPRKVSAHMLLTGLPITAEEALRAGLVSKIVTEEELDSEVQKTVDAITHKSKAVISLGKKFMYKQMEMGIEEAYREGACVMVNNINMKDGQEGIKSFVEKRKPVWSHTHE